AGTATATCATACAAAACTACCAGCAAAAGTTTAAGCTCTATTAACATGTTGCTGTAACATATCAACAAAAATGAATGCAAAATCTGAGATATGTAATTACAGAAATGCAAAGTATACCTACTCTTCAGAATCCCCACAAAGCCTTAAGAATTTGTATAACTTATCTCCTTAACCAAAAAAACTTGAAGATCACAACATCGGCCAATCATCTGCATCCTTATCCATGCATCCAAGGCTGACAAACAATATGTAATTCAAGCCTTGAAAGTCATCTCAGCAAGCAATGTGATTGGAACCATAGCTAATTGCCGTCAAGCTAGTGTCAGACATATTTGTTACCCATGGATGAGGGCTATCCCCCATTCCTCTTATATTATATGCAAAAGACGGCCACCTAACATCCGGACCACACAACTTTGTATCGCCCATGTCAATCATCTTCTGGGTTCTGTCAAGAACAACAAGGCTAGAAAATGTTGAAAAACTGTTCCCTACAAAGACATCAGATCTTAAGCAAACTTCATAGTCGATAGCAGATTGAAATAGGTATGGCTGCTTCTTGTAAATTTCAAAAACACCCAGTTTTTTCTTCTCGAAAGGAAGCAATCCGTCCTTCCAACCATTCAAGACAGTATCATCTTCAAGAAGAGCATCGGCGACAGCAAGATAAACAACTACAGGGGTTTTAAGGCCCGGGATGTTTCCCACTCTGGCCATAATCTCCTCCTTACAACTACATATTTCACTAATGTTTAATCTTTGCTCCAGCTTCTTACAGTGTATCATCCAATCCTTTTCTATTCTCATGTGCACAGCTACATACGGAACTGGTTCTGATGAAGAGCCTGACATTGGAACCTTACTTCTCACCTCCATTCCTATTTCTCTAATCTTGGAGATAACTCTATCTGCTTGTGTCGATATCTCCTCTACTAAAGCTAAGCATTCAAAAACCTTTGCATAGTCTTTAGCCGGCCAATGATCATGCCACAAAAATGGATTCTTCCCTACTATCCGAACAATCTCACGTGCATCATGAGGATGCTTACTAAATTGAGTCAACTGCTCCAAATCTTTTTCCAACGTCCACCTTCTTCCGCTGCCTTTCTGAAGTTCGATAACATCACTTTGATTTGAAACATATGAATAACGACTCAATTGGACAAACCCTTCACAAAGGGAATTAAATCTTTCAAATTGGAAGACCTTATCGAAGGAAATAGGCTTCAAAAGTTCGACTTCTTTATAAAACAGCGAAGCACTCAATTTAGGCATTAGCAGTGTTCGATTGAGCATTCGTGCGGTCAAACAAGCTCTAGCAAAGGCAATCTTCTGATTGTTCAATCCCCAAACAATCTGAGGAACTTCCAGAAATTTCTGTTTTATGGCTTGATTTGATGGAAATGATCGGTTGTGGATAAGGAAAACATTGTTCTGTTGAATGACCCCACCAAGTCCAGAGAATGTTGGAAGCAGAACAGTTCCCACGAACAAAGCAATGACAACTAACCCCACACATTTTCCAGCCAAGGAATTCATATGGACTCCAAAGAATGTCAAATGCTTACAATTCGGTAAGTCCATTTGAGATTCAATCCAAATAGTTCAGATATAAATCATCCCAAATATTATCACATCCCAATAATATTCAATGAAACAAACAACAAAACCCCAAAATAGTTCAGACCTCAGCTCCAGTTAGAGAATGGTTCCTCTCTTTTCTGAGTAGATAACAAAAAgacaagagaaaagaaaaggaaatcaaaatatttttctactGCATGTGAAAACTACTTCTAAAATAGAGAAGAATCTATGACTTACCTCAAATTCTGAAAGCAGAACCCTCTCGATCGACCAATACAGAATCAATTTCTGAAAGTCCAGAAAGAAAACCCATTAAAGGGGGAATTGATCTCTACATATCAATAGAGAAAAGAAATATCATTACTTCTCTGTGTAACAAAAATCATTTCTTTTCTACAAAAAACAGAATAGATATCAGTTCTGGAAACAGAATACTCTCAATCCAGATATAATTCAGATTCCGAAAATCCAGAAAACCAAATCAAAGAGGGAATTGATCTAAAAAATATGTTATAAATCCTTTCTTTTCTGCTATATTCGAACTCCACAGAGAAAACAACCATGAAAGTCAAACATccattaaatccaaaaatggaaaaaaaaagttaagaagaagaagaagaagaagaagaagaagagcccAGAAACCCAAAAAAGTTCAAAAACATGATGCATGCAATCCCAACAAAACAAGAAAAGTGAGGTAATAGGGACTACCCCTAGTGGGGtttgtgggggtggggtggggatgAGTAAGGAagaagaaggtttaattaatacAAAAATCTCACCTTTGAGTTGTGTTGGAGCAAAGAGAAAAGGGGAGTCAAAATTTCGTAAGGAATTCAGACAATAAGGATGAATCCAAAAGATgaaaagaataaaattttgaGAGAGAGAAAAAGGTTAAATGGAAGATGAGCTTTGCATGGAACGGACGAATGAAGAAAAGGAAGACTCAGAACTCGTAAAGAGAAAGCGAAACCAATAGCCTACAACGCATCACCATCATGACAACTCACAGCACAGAGAAAATTCCTCGAATTAGCATATCTTTTTATAGTTTTCTTCTTAAAAAAATAGGGAATCTAATTAGGGAAATATGTAATGTGCGACATTTGTAAGAGCAACCCCATGTTCTGGATTTTCTATTGAACCAAGATGAGTGTTCTAAACATGTAATTTCAATTTCCTACAACTTGATAAAAATATATACTAGTCTACCGGTTATTAAATATTTACACAATTGTTTTTGTATAATGTTAGGAAAATGGAAATTAATCTTTCCATCTCATACTGATTATTCGCTTTATTTTTGGGTGTATTCGTGTATAACCTCATTTCAAATCCAATGATTCCAAATTACTATTTGATACACTCATTACATAATAGTACAAATTAAATGTAAGAGCACAAGCATGATTATTCGCAAGTTAGGTTATAGACAGATGAAATGTTCCATATTAAGACCAAAAAAAAATAAGTAGCACATTaagacaaaaagaaaagaaagtagcTAGCTATAACTAGACTCTACGATCGATTAAGTACACTTACAATCATGTTTTAAAGCAATGAAATATTAATAAACAATTCGATTTTGTTCTTTTGCGTCATTTTATTTTTTCGTGACTACAGATTTAAAACCGTTCAATGGGCAACTTAGGACGGCATTTGGAGTACTAATACCAGCGAACAAGACAACTAtacaaagaaaaaatatatacatCATTTGGGTGGATTAAGAAAGCATTTGAAATAACAAGCCAGCCATAGGAAATTGTCGTTGCTGTTATCACAACTATACTAGTTTGAGATATTTCCGATAACgtaaataaaatttaatatttttttaaattccaTGCACCTTTGATTTTCATTTAATCCCTTTTCCTGGGAGCTAATGCACATTTGGTGACTCGAACCCACAAATATTGTAGATGGGGTGTTGAACATTTGAACAATCTCCTATGATCAAAATTAATTTTGTGAAAATGGCAAATGATAGGAACTTGGAAGACTTAAGAGCAAAGATTGGGAGGGGACAATACACAAAGTCACAAACAAACACAGTAGAAGTAGGGATGGATTAATCAAACAATGGAGTTGGACTATGCATTGGAAAATGAAAAAACTGAGGAAAAGGACTAAAAAGGGTAACTGACAAAAACAATGTcagagagaaaagaagaagacaACAATCAAGAGTACTTTTAACAGAGTTTGGAGTAAGGACAGAGGCAGAGGGGAGATTCAAATAAACCTGGCAACCTAGAACTATCTAATCTCATGTGAAGGTAGTGGACAACACCCTTTCCCCCAAAGAAAGCCACATCATATGGTCTTTGTAGTTTGAAGGGAAAAACAATTGCCCCTTTGTATCATATTTGACCTTGGtgtatttgtttttccttatatTCATAGTTGAAAGTAGGAGTGGACTTTACTCTCCTCCTCCCAAGGATTTGCCTTCACAtgtctctcttttctttttctggaTTCAGACTTAGAGTCACCTAACATTTACAATAAGGATTTCTAGATTAGAGCCACTTTCAATTGCAGTAACCATTCATTGCCTACAAAACTAATTGGCCTTTGACTTTTTGGTTGGCACACAACCACgtattaatataaaaataatacatTTTGGTTGGTTTAGTTAGTGGGTGCTTCAgtaaaggaaaaggaaaatagaaATGACAGAGAAAGTGGCTGAATTAGCTGGGACAGTTGGATATATTGTAGGAACTTAACCAAGTAAACAGTTGAAATTAATTAAGTGGGAAGCTTGTGATTTTGAAGAACTTTATCCACTTGATCACCTTAGCATGTGCAATTTCGCACACCGTTCCATCAATCTATTATTTcctttataattttatatattatcTCTCCGTTTTCTTgttttctcttttctctttttgttttcttaCGTTTTAAAGATGGAGAAGGGAGAGAGCGGATTGGATTTATGCTTTCATCTATCCGCCAACCACACTAACCAACTTGCTAGTATTAATTAATTAGCGGAATTATTTTGTTCTATTTTAATAGCACTTCTTCCCTTCTTTTCGTCTTTTATTTTTTCAACCCcctttttaattattttcttttgtcCTCATTGGTTAGTGCTGTAGCTTCTAGCCTTCTATGTCTTAATTGTTGTTAAAACTTTTATAATTTGGTaaagaaataattaaaatttagtaATTAGTTTTATTTTCAACCCGGTCCatgatttttgatttttgttcTAATCAATTATTTTAGTAATCCAAAAGATCTACTTCAAACCGTTTGTGCATTGTTGTACCATATCGCCAGTTGTGTTGATTTGCATATATTCTTCACCCAAAAGAAATTAACCATAATTACATTTTGACGAAAGATTATGCTGCAAAATACAATTATCGACGAACGAAGAACAAAAGTTATTGAACCAATTGTTATGAAGATGAACAACAACaacagaaaataaataaaaaaacaaaagacGCATTTAAGTTATTTATCGAGTAGGATATGATTTTTTTAAAAGAATTAGTCAATTGGACTCATTTCAAAATATGAACTAATCCAGAAAAACACTTTGTCTAGGAGCTACTGCATTTGCAAGGTTACCTATTTGATCTCTTTTCACTTATCATGATAGATTCATATCGATTATGTACTGATCAATGACCACAATCATGTATGGATGTTGGTTTATTACATTCACGATAAACTACTTATAGTTTGTCTGAATTTCTAAAATCGGTTTATTTTGAGAAatgcttttcaaaaaaatattttcggtgATAAGCAATTTGTGTTtcgttaattaatttgaaaagtattttccagccgcaattagtgtttggtcaagcttttaaaaagtgtttctaagtgtattttttcttaaaagttcttttttaaaaagtgatttaggagaaaaattattttttctgcttctcaaaaactacTTTTGCTTCTActcaaatatttgttttttcttctaaaagcttACCCAAACACtataactttgaaaaaaaaatacttttgacttTGAAAAAGTTTGGCCAAGCAGAATATTAGTATGAAATCATAAAAACTTATATCTTCATGCTTGCTAAATCAGTTACCTCTTATTTTTCCCTCACAGTCTTGATTTTTAATCTTTTGTAACTTCATAAAGTGTGGACTTCAAGTGTATCAATGAGTGCATCACCCAAATGACATTAACTTGCAACATGAGAGCAACCAGGGTAGCACCAAAAGTCCCTTCAATTACAGTACTAAACAGTGCTAGTCATTACATTACATCTTAGAAGAAATATTCACACTAAATGGTCCTTTCAACTACCTAACTGTAAATTTTCAATATTTACAATATTCTACCTAAGTGTAAatgttttaatattttttgtcTATTCAGTTATTGCTCGGTTATATTTTTTAAGTTCATATGTACTAATTTGGAACATAATCTGAAATTTATGCAGTCTGTTAATATTCTGTGGAGAATCTGCATATATGTCCAAAATTCATAATATACATAAGAAACTATATTAATACTAATTAGGAGGAATTTATGCCTCTTACTACGTTGGATTTCATATTTAAGATAGTTAAACACTATAAATCACCGAaacctttttctcttctttttttttaaaattcaaatcgCAACAGCATATATATTCAATTATACActtcacaattcacaaccaagTGTAAGAAATCAAGTGAAACTTAAATACTCATATAATAAACGTAACCCTGTTTATGCATATATAAGTTCAAGagagaaaaaattattattaaaacGGCTTGCAAGGTGAAAACTAAAACTCAAAAATTGTAAAACAATTATGTGATAGGTTGAAGTCATACTACACAAGCAAGCTCTGTGTATAGATCATAACTCATGTACGCCGGGAAAAATATCTTTTCATTTTCAAAAGAAATAATATTATTAAGCTAATAAACAAGTCAACTGAATATATCTCATTTATATGGGAATAAACCAAAATTAAGCATGTGCCGGTAGTGGCTCAAACGCTACTCTTGCAAAACTTTTTGCAAAAGCACATTCTCTTTCGTACTTGCGCCTCGCAATGAAACGAATTGGTTAATTGGTTATTGGGCCGCAACATCTCTGGGTGATAGATAAGGTAAGGATGCCAAGAGTTATCAATTCATTCATAAATTTCAGACAAAAATAAGAAGCAGGAAATTGAATCTAGATATAACACATAAACAAGAGGGGAAagcaaaattaaaaaaataaaaaatttgatgGAACTGACACCAACTTGGCAGTTAATTTTAAGTGAGTGTAGCCATGGCTTAGTTGATAGTAGCCATTAGATTTTTTTTAATGGTTGTAACTTTTTAAGAAGAATATGAAGCGCCACTTTATCTCAAAATAGGCGTCTGAATGAAGCACCTATTTGTAGTTCTTTTTAATTAAAGAGGGTGTAACTAAATTAAATAGGGTATTAGGATAAATTAGGAGGGAATTTAAgtaatttaatttttaagttaAGGACTTTATGTTTTTAATATATTGTAGATAGATCGTAGATATGTGTGTGTTCCAATAAGATTTTACTctttcataaaataaataaataaataaataaataaataattaaatgatttTGGAAGCAAATAATTACGATTTCATTAACAATTTGAACGGAGATAGATCGTTGTTTGGGTTAATAAAATCTAAATTAACTAAAttgatttaaatcaaatcaaatcaaacatgAACCAAGTGTAATTGGTTTCAATGTTTATGTAATACCCAGAAAATttcgaagtgttttaagaccattaagaagattaaCGGGTGCTGATTATcgtaattcgggtatgaacaagactaataatatgaaggatatcaattgatcataataatatatgtatgaggtgcattaagaatggtttatggtctaagaagagccccaaggctaagtcaagttagaaattatatgatggggttaaatttcaagtgagttcgcacaagacctaacttcaaacaagtataactctcaatatatgaagagttatatggtgtatgaCCTATAAAATGAAAGGTACATGTGTATAGTTTCTAATACTtgaaaccgttcatcatttggagatttttacaagaagttatgactttTTTACTAAAGAGTAGCAGAACAGCTATGCAAGTCTTGCGTAGCCTAAGCAGCATAGTAGCGTAGCCTACACACCGTGCGTAGGCAAATCCAGCAGCTGCCAATTGAAGAGGAATGGAATGC
This genomic window from Nicotiana tomentosiformis unplaced genomic scaffold, ASM39032v3 Un00418, whole genome shotgun sequence contains:
- the LOC104092442 gene encoding O-fucosyltransferase 23, whose protein sequence is MDLPNCKHLTFFGVHMNSLAGKCVGLVVIALFVGTVLLPTFSGLGGVIQQNNVFLIHNRSFPSNQAIKQKFLEVPQIVWGLNNQKIAFARACLTARMLNRTLLMPKLSASLFYKEVELLKPISFDKVFQFERFNSLCEGFVQLSRYSYVSNQSDVIELQKGSGRRWTLEKDLEQLTQFSKHPHDAREIVRIVGKNPFLWHDHWPAKDYAKVFECLALVEEISTQADRVISKIREIGMEVRSKVPMSGSSSEPVPYVAVHMRIEKDWMIHCKKLEQRLNISEICSCKEEIMARVGNIPGLKTPVVVYLAVADALLEDDTVLNGWKDGLLPFEKKKLGVFEIYKKQPYLFQSAIDYEVCLRSDVFVGNSFSTFSSLVVLDRTQKMIDMGDTKLCGPDVRWPSFAYNIRGMGDSPHPWVTNMSDTSLTAISYGSNHIAC